The following nucleotide sequence is from Achromobacter spanius.
ATCCCCGCAACAGCAAGAAGGCGCGCAAGGCGCGGCACAGGAAGGCGGTTCGCTGATTGATCAGCTGATCGAATCCACCCGCGTCAAGCCGGGCGACGAAGCCTATTCGATCACGCGCCAGGGCCTGGAGGCCTTTGTTGCCGAGTTGCTTGAGCCCAGCCGCTCGCAGGAAAAGGTCAGCCAGGGCCTGATCGACGAGATGATCGCCGGACTGGACCGCAAGCTGTGTCGTCAGGTCGACGCCATCATGCACAACGAGCAATTCCAGAAGCTGGAATCCTCGTGGCGCTCGTTGAAGTTCCTGATCGACCGCACGGACTTCCGCGAGAACAACCGTATCGAAATCCTGAACGTTTCCAAGCAGGCGCTGCTGGAAGACTTCGAGGATGCCTCCGACATCACGCGCTCCGGTCTGTACAAGGCGGTCTACACCGCCGAATACGGCCAGTTCGGCGGCGAGCCTTTCGGCACCATCATCGGCAACTACGCCTTCAGCCCCGGTGGCCAGGACGTCAAGCTGCTGCAATCGATCGCCAGCGTGGCCGCCATGGCGCACACGCCGTTCATTGCGTCGGCCGGTCCGCAGTTCTTCGGCATGGATTCGTTTGCCGACCTGCCGAACCTGAAGGATCTTTCGGCGGTCTTCGAAGGCCCGCAATACACCAAGTGGAATGCCTTCCGCCAGACGGAAGACGCGCGCTTCGTGGGCCTGACCATGCCCAACTTCCTGCTGCGCGTGCCCTACGGCGACGATACCGTGCCCAGCAAGAAGTTCCGCTACAACGAAGACGTGTCGGGCGGAAACAAGGATTTCCTGTGGGGCAACGCGGCGTTCACCTTCGCCAGCCGCCTGTCGGACAGCTTTGCGCAGTACCGCTGGTGCGCCAACATCATCGGCCCCCAGGGTGGCGGCACGGTGGGCGACCTGCCCGTCTACAACTACGAGGCCATGGGTGAAACCCAGAGCAAGATTCCGACCGAAGTGCTGATTTCGGAACGCCGGGAATTCGAATTGGCCGAGCAGGGATTCATCGCGCTGACCATGCGCAAGAACACCGACAACGCGGCGTTCTTCTCGGCCAACTCGGTGCAGAAGCCCAAGTTTTTCGGCAACAACAAGGAAGGCAAGGACGCGGAGCTGAACTACAAGCTGGGCACGCAACTGCCCTACATCTTCATCGTCAGCCGCCTTGCTCACTACATCAAGGTGATCCAGCGCGAAAACATCGGTACCTGGAAGGAAAAAACCGACCTGGAATCGGAGCTGAACAACTGGATTCGCCAATACGTGGCCGATATGGATAACCCGGCGCCGGGCGTGCGTAGCCGCCGTCCGCTGCGCCAGGCGGAAATCACGGTATCGGACGTGGAGGGAGATCCCGGCTGGTATCGCGTGGGCCTGAAGGTTCGTCCCCATTTCAAGTACATGGGTGCGTCTTTCACGCTGTCGCTGGTGGGCAAACTCGATAAGAGCTAAGCCGATGATCCAGCGGAACTGGCGTGCCGGCTGCCACCGGCACGCCGCCAGTTTCGTTTGCAATTGCATTCAGACTCAACAACTGCAAGGAGAAATTTACCATGGCAATGCCGTGCTACCTCACGCTTGAAGGACAGAACCAGGGCAAGATCGAAGGCTCTTGCGAAATCAGCGGGCACCAGGGAAAGATCCTGGTGCAAGCGGTCGAACACAAGATCGAGATCCCCAAGAACCCGCAGTCCGGCCTGCCCTCGGGCAAGCGCCAGCATCTGGGCCTGACCTTCGTCAAGGAAATCGATAAGTCGTCGCCGAAGATCTACCAGGCGCTGTGCTCGGGCGAACAGCTCAAGGACGTCACGTTGGAGTTCTACCGCATCAGCCCCAAGGGCACGGAAGAGAAGTACTACACCATCCAGCTGACGAACGCGGTGGTCGTGGGTACGCGCCTGTGGGTGCCGAACTGCCTGCAGCCCGACAATCGTCAACTGGGTCACATGGAAGATGTTGAGCTGACCTACGAGAAGATCGTCTGGACGTGGGAACCCGACGGTATCGAGTCCGAAGACTCCTGGCTCGCGCCGAAGGCGTAATGGCGGGCGGCGGGCGCACGCGCCCGCCCTGCCAGCATTCCCATGCGAGAACACCGCCTGCTTGAACGCATCGCCAGCCTGGGTTCGGACGTTGAACGTTCGCACATCACGCGGGCGGAGATTCTTGTCGACTCGATTCTGGACCATTTGCGCCGCATCCTGAATACACGCCAGGGCAGCGTGCCGATCGACCTGTCGTTCGGCGTCCCTGACTTCACCAATCTGGCGGGCTCGTTCAGCAGCGGCACGACCACGCAGATGATCGAGGACATCAGCCGCATGATCCAGCGTTACGAACCGCGTCTGCGCCAGCCGCAGATCGCTTTCACCAATACGCAGGACGAAGTCCTTTCCCTGGGCTTCGCCATCTCAGGTTTCATCGCGGTGGACGACCGCGAAATTCCCGTGCGGCTGGCGTCGCACGTGGCGTCCAACGGCAAAGTTTCACTGCGAAGGCAATAAGGCATGTTGAACCGCTACTACGAACAGGAACTGGGCTATTTGCGCACGCTTGCGGCTGAATTCGCCGCGAGCAACCCCGCGCTGGCGCCGCTCCTGGGCGCGGATAGCGCAAGCGACCCCGACGTCGAGCGTCTGCTCGAGGGCGTCGCCTTCATGACCGGCTTGATCCGCCATCGTCTGGATGACGACTTCCCCGAATTCATCCAGAATCTTGCGCAATTGTTGTTCCCCCACATGCTGCGGCCGTTGCCCTGCATGACCATCATGCGCTACGAGCCGCGTTCGACGCTGGAAGGGCCTGTCACGATACCCGCCGGCACCGAGTTCGCCTCGGTGCCCGTGGACGGACAACGCACGATTTTTCGCGCCTCGTTTCCCGTCACGCTCGAACCCGTCGAACTGAAGTCGGTGCAGTGGGAAGGCGGCGGCACGCGGCCGCGCTCGCTGCGCCTGCAATTCACGATGTCAGGCCCCGCCGCGGCCGATTGGAAAGGCGACCGCCTACGCATGTTCCTGGGCGACGCCCCCGCCGATGCAGCGCGGCTGTTCCTGCTGCTGCAACGCTATGTGCGCGAGGTGCGCGTCAGCGCCGAGAATGGCCCCATCACCGTCTTGCCGCCGTCCAGCATCGAGCCCGCGGGCCTGCGCCCCGATCTTGAACTGCTGCCGTGGCCACCAGGCGCGCACCCGGCCTGGCGCGTCCTGCACGAGTACTTCGCCCTGCCCGAGAAGCTGCTGTTCCTGGATTTCACCGGCCTGTCCACCTGGACCGCGCGCGGCGCCGCAACCGGCTTTTCGATACAGCTGATGTTCGACCAGGTGCCGGACTGGGCGCCCGCGGTCGGCGCCTCCAGCTTCATCATGAACGCGACGCCGGCGGCCAATCTGTTCAGCCAGGACGCTCACCCGATCCGGATGGACCACCTGCAGCCGGACTACCGCATCCATCCCGTGGCCCGCACCAGCAAGGCCGCCGAGCGGATTTTTTCCGTGGATGCCGTCAGCGCGCGCGGCGCCGACGGCGCCGAGCGTGAATACCATCCCTTCTCCGCTTTTCGCGGCGGCGACCAGGCCTCGTACAACATCAGCATCCGGCCTTCCGCCCTGCATCGCGGCTACGACCACTATTTGAGCCTGCCCTATGCCGAAGGCGGCATGCCGCAGCTGCAAACGCTTTCCACGCGGCTCACCTGCACCCACGGCGACCTGCCCGAAGGCCTGCGCCTGGGCGATATTTGCGAACCCACGGATAACTCGCCGCCCCGCGTGGGCTTTCGCAACATCCATGGCGTCACCCCGCATTGCCCGCCCGTCATCGACAGCGCGCTGCTATGGCGCGTGCTGTCGCACCTGAACGCCAACCACCTGGCGCTCGCCAGCGAAGGACAACTGCGCGATCTGCTGTCGCTCTACGTCCCGCCACGCCAGGTGGACGCGCAGCGCAATGCGGCCGCGCGCCGCAGCATCGAAGCCATTACCAGCGTGACCGTCGAGTCGGCACGGCGCATCGTGCGCGGCATGCCCGTGCAAGGCAGCGAAGTGCGCATCGAATGCCGGGGTGACCATTTCCCCGGGCCGGGCAGCCTGTTCCTGTTCGGCACCGTGCTGGACGAATTCCTGGCCGGCACCATCGCCCTGAACACCTTCAGCGCTCTGACGCTGGTGGATACCGTCAACGGAGAGACCCTGACATGGCCCGCCAAGATCGGCCGCTATCGCCTGCTGTAGCGGTATCGCACACCGATCCGCTGCTGGAAGAAGGCCATCGCTACGCCTTCTTCCAGGCGTTGCGCCTGCTGCGTTTACGCAACCCCGACGAAGCGGTGTTCAACCGCGATGTCCGCGTGCGTCCGGCGGTGTCCCTGTCTTTTCCCGACCACGATATCGAAACCATCGAGCGCGACGAGGCGGGCAAATACCGCATCACCGCCAATTTCTTCGGGCTGTACGGGGTCACCTCGCCGCTGCCCACCTTCTATACCGAAGACCTGATCGACCAGTACCTGCAAGGCAACTCCACCTCGCGGGACTTTCTCGACATCATTCACGCAGCGCTGTATCCGCTGTTGTTCCGCGCCTGGGAAAAGAACCGCCTGTGGCTGGCCGTCGCTGAACGGCGCGACGCCTCGCGGCTGGATCAGTTGCTGGCCCTGGTCGGCCTGAGTGGCAAACGCGGGACGCGTTGGCAGGCGGCGCGCGCCCTGCTTCCGCATGCAGGCAACTTCAACCAGTTCCCCCGCTCGGCGTTGGGCCTGCAGTCGCTCGTGTCGGGCCTGTTGGACAACCTGCCGGTGGAAGTGGAACCTTGCGTGACGGAAACGGTGTCCATCCCCGAACCCGCGCAATGCCTGCTGGGCGAACAGGCCTGCCGGCTGGGGGAAGACACCCTGCTGGGCAGCCGCATCGACGAACGCGCAGGCGCCCTGCGGGTGCATGTCGGCCCCGTATCGGCCGAACGCCTGGCGGGTCTGCTGCCAGGCACCGAGCGTTACACCGAACTGGTGAACGCCATTGCGCTGTATCTGAAAACGCCTTTGCGCTGCGAGCTGGCGTTGAATGTAGCCCCCCAGCGGCCCGGCGCGAGCCTGGGCGAAGGCTGGCACACGTTGGGACTGAACACGTGGCTGCCGGAGCAGGAACCCGGTGACACCACGGGGCCGTGGCCACGCTACGACCAGATCTTCCTGCCGATTGAACCCGAATCCACACAAATCTCCGAGAGGCCTTTGCAATGATGCTGGTGGAACTGAAACCCCTGTTCGCACGCCTGAACCCCACTTGCTCGGCCGCGCTTGAAGGCGCCGCCGGCTTGACGTTGGCCCGCAACCATTACGAAATTGCCGTTGAACACATGCTGCGCAGGCTGGTTGAAGAGCCCGGCGGCGACGTGCATCGCATCCTGGCGCATTTCGATATCGACCCCTTGCGCCTGACCGCGCAGCTTGACGAAAGCCTGGCTCAGTTGAAGAACGGCAACCCCGGCCGTCCGGTGTTCGCGGGCCTGCTCACGGAGTGGGTGCAGGAGTCCTGGTTGACCGCCTCGATCACCCTGGGTGAAAGCCGCGTGCGCAGCGGCGCCATGCTGCTGGCGTTGGTCTCGCGCCTTAGCTACTACGGCGCGGCCACCCGCTACGCCGAAACGCTGCGCGCCATCTCGCGCGACAAGCTGACCAGCGACTTCGACACGATAGTCAACGGCTCGAACGAGGCCAGCACGCAGATCGCGGACTCGGCCTCGGGTGGCTCGGCCCGCCCCGCCGCCGCGGGCGATGCCGCCATCAACCGCTTCTGCGAAGACTTCACGGCCAAAGCCGCCGCCGGCAAGATCGACCCGGTGTTCGGGCGCGACAGCGAAATCCGCCAGATGATCGACATCCTGGCGCGCCGCCGCAAGAACAACCCCATCTGCGTCGGTGAACCGGGCGTGGGCAAGACCGCGGTGGTGGAAGGCCTGGCGCTGCGCATCATCAATGGCGACGTGCCCGAGTTCCTGCGCGATACGCGCCTGCTGGGCCTGGACCTGGGCTTGCTGGAAGCCGGCGCCAGCGTGAAGGGCGAATTCGAAAACCGCCTGCGCGGCGTCATCGACGAGATCAAGGGCGCGTCGCGCCCCACCATCCTGTTCATCGACGAGGCCCACATGCTGATCGGCGCGGGCGGCCAGACCGGTGGCTCCGACGCCGCCAACCTGCTCAAGCCGGCGCTGGCGCGCGGCGAGTTGCGCACCATTGCCGCCACCACCTGGAGCGAATACAAAAAGTACTTCGAGAAAGATCCGGCGTTGGCGCGCCGCTTCCAGGTCGTCAAGCTGGACGAGCCGGACGTGCCCACCGCCGTGCAGATCCTGCGTGGCCTGAAAGACCGCTACGAGGCCGCCCACGGCGTCACGGTGCGCGACGACGCCATCGTGGCGGCGGCCGAACTTTCCAACCGCTACATCACCGGCCGCCTGTTGCCCGACAAGGCGGTTGACCTGCTGGACACGGCGGCCGCGCGCGTGCGCATTGGCTTGGGTATCAAGCCGGCTGAACTCGAGAACCTGGAAAGCCGCCTGGCGGGCCTGGAACGCGAACGCCAGGCGCTGGCGCGCGATGTGCGCTACGAACCCGGCAGCCACAGCGAGCGCCTGGAAGCCATTACGGCCGAGCGCGCCGAACTGGAAAGCAGCCGTGACGCGCTGCACGCGCGCTGGACCGAAGAGCGCGACGCCGCGCAAGCCGTCCTAGACCTGCGCCGCAAGGTCGGCGAGGCCGAGGCGGCCGCCGAGGCGAAGGCTCAACAAAACGACAGCGCGTTGCCGTCCGATGACGCCCCGCAGGCCGCCGCTGACGTGGATGCCGCGGATGCCGCCTCCCTCAACACGCAACTCGAAGAAGCGCGTGCCAAATTGAAAGCGCTGCAACGCCAAGAGCCCCTGGTGTTCATCGAGACCGACCCCGACGCCGTGGCGCGGGTGGTTTCCGACTGGACCGGCGTGCCGCTGGGCAAGATGCAGCGCGACGCGGTCAACGGCGTGCTGGCCCTGGCGGACCACATCAAGGAACGCATACGCGGGCAGGACCACGCCGTGGATCAGATTGCCGCCACCGTGAAGGCCGCGCAATCGGGCCTGCGCGATCCGCAGCAACCCATGGGCGTATTCCTGCTGGTCGGCCCGTCCGGGGTGGGTAAAACCGAAACCGCGCTGGCCATCGCCGACCAATTGTTCGGCGGCGATCAGGCCCTGGTCTCGATCAACATGAGCGAGTTCCAGGAAAAGCACACGGTCAGCCGGCTGGTGGGTTCGCCCCCGGGCTACGTGGGCTACGGCGAAGGCGGCGTGCTGACCGAGGCCGTGCGCAAACGGCCCTACTCGGTGGTGCTGCTGGACGAAGTGGAAAAGGCCCACCTGGACGTCGTCAACCTGTTCTACCAGGTCTTCGACAAGGGCACGCTGGCCGATGGCGAAGGCCGCATCATCGACTTCAGCAACACGGTGGTGTTCCTGACCAGCAACCTGGCCACCGAGGAAATCACCCGCCTGGCGCAAGACGGGCGTCCGGATCCCGACACGCTGGCAAGCGCCATACACCCGGTGCTGGCGCGGCACTTCAAGCCGGCCCTGTTGGCCCGCATGACGGTCGTGCCCTACTACACGCTGCCGGCGTCCGAACTGGCGGGCATCGTCAAGCTGAAGCTGGCCAAGCTGCAGCAGCGGCTTGCCGCCGCCAACCGGATTGCGCTGACGTTCGAACCCACCGTGGCCGACACCATCGCCGCGCGTTGCACGGAAGTGGACAGCGGCGCGCGCAATATCGACTTCATCCTGCGCAAGAGCCTGACGCCGGTGCTGTCCGACACGGTCCTGTCCGCCCTGGCCGAGGGCCGCTCGCTTAGCGCGCTGCATGTCGAAGCCGACACGGACGGCGGCTGGAAGATCACCCCGACGGAGGCCTCGGCATAATGTCCAACGCCTACGACTATGCCTTCGATTGCGCCGCGCTGACATCCATGCTGCACGGCCAGGCGATGCCTGCCGCCAACGTCATCGTGACGCATTGGCAAGGCACCGAGGCAGTGTCGCGGCCGTATCGTTTCGATATCACCTTCGCGGTCGCGCAAGGCAACCTGGCCCTGGAGAAGCTGCTGGACCAGCCCGCCACGCTGACCGCGAAGGCGCCGGACGGCACGTTGCGCCAATGGCACGGCATCATTACCCAGGGCGCGGAGCAGGGGCGCGACGAAACCCACTACTACTACCAGGTGGTGCTGGAGCCACGGCTTGCGCGCCTGCGTTCCATGCGCTGGTCGGACATCTACCTGAAACGCGACCTGGCCGACCTGATCAAGCAACTGCTCGGCTATGCCGGCCTGACCGAACCCTACAGCAACGACGACACGGCCTACGACTACCGCATCGCCGCGACGCAACTGACGCAGACGCAGGCCGATTTCACCTGCCAGTTCGAGGAAACCTGCCTGGATTTCCTGATGCGCAAGCTGGAATACTACGGCGTCTATTTCTGGTTCGAGCAAGGGTCGGAGCAGGAGTCGGTGGTGTTTGCCAACAGCGTTGAGCAGCAGCCCGCCGACCTCGACACCGCCGTGTATTACCCAAGGGGCATGATCGATCCCGACGTGCGTGAGATCGCCATCATGCAATTGAACCGGCGTGTCGGCCTGACGCCGAACATGGTGGTGCTGCACGATTCGCAAGAGCAGGGCAACACCACCCTGACCCTGTCGAGCCAGGCCAGCGTGCCCAAGCCCGCCACGGCCCTGGGACTGGGCGAGATCCATCAGTCGGACGATCATTTCGAACAGCTGGAAAGCACCTCGGCCATCTCGGGCTCGACGCTTGCCGGCTGGCGCGCGCAGGAGCTTTCCTGCCAGCGCGTGCGCCTGGAAGGCGAAGCGCACACACCCGGCGTCCGTGCGGCAAGGCTGCTGGCGGTGTCGGAATACCTGCGCGGCGTTGACGCGCGGCAGTACTACGTAATCGAAGTCAGGCACGAGGGCACGCAGACGGTAGAAACGTCGCCCCAAACCGATATCCCCGCCTACCGGGCGCACTTCGTGGCGCTGCCGCGCTGGCTGGACGCCGACGATCCTTCGTCGCCCCCGCTGCAGTACCGCGCCCCGCGCATTACGCCAGTGCCGCAGGTCAGCCGCCTGGTCAACGGTTTTGTCGACATCGCCACGCCCGGACAACCCCGGCGGTTTGCGCAGCCGGACCCCGACGGCCTGTACAAGATCCGCTTCCTGTTCACCAAGCAGCGTTACGACGGGGAACAGAATTCCGCCTTCGTGCGCATGGCCACGCCGTATGCGGGCGGCGCGTCGTCGCAAGGCCTGTCGGATGCGGGCATGCATTTTCCGTTGCGTGAAGGCACGGAAGTGCTGATCGCGTTCCTGAACGGCAATCCCGATCGCCCGGTCATCGTCTCGTCGCTGCCCAATACCGAAGCGCCCAGCGTGGTCAACGCCCAGAACTCGGCGCACCACAGGATCGGCACGCCCGGCGGCAACACCATGGTGCTGGCCGACGCTCAGCCGGGCGGCGACGGCGCACCGGCCATCCGGCTGTACAGCCCCACGCAGGATTCCTCGATGAACCTGGGCCAGTCGGACGAGGAAGGCGTGAACGATGGCTTCCATCTGAAGACCGAGCTGCACGGCGAACTGTATGCCGGCAGCAGCATGCTGATTGAAGTGCCGGGCCACTACCGCGTGTGCGCGGGATCCGACTCCAACGAAACCCAGGCCAACTTCCTGGGTTCGGAAGCGCAGGATATGCCTTCTGGCATTTCGGTGGAACAGAGCGGCGGGATTGTGGTCGAGAACTTCATGGGCATGAAGATCGAAAGCGTGGAAGCCCTGACGCTGGGACACTTCTTCGGCGGCAAAGTGGAATTCAACGAGGCCGCGACCTTCGAATCGACGCTGGGCGTGAAGCTGAGCATGGAGTGCGTGGCCGCCAAGGAGATCAACCTCCTGGAAAAGAACATCGTGCGCGACAACGCCAATTACGCCAACGCCTTCACCAAGTGGGTCGCCGGAAAATGGAACGGCATCCTGGCGGAGAAGACCGAGGAAGTCGGCATGATGAAGACCACGGCGCTGGAGACCTACAAGCTCTTCACGCCTGACGCCTGGATGGGCTCGGTGGCGTCGTCGCTGTCGCTGGAACCGGCGGGCGCCACACTCAACAGCTCGATCGCCACGCTTGACGGCTGGACCAAGGCCACGGTGACCAGCCTGACGGAAACGCTGGTCGAAGGCGGCATCTCGACCGTCAATCTGACCAGCGCCAGCGCGTCCATCACCAGCCCGTCGATTGAACTCACCGCCACCGCGGACGTGGCGGTGACAACAGGCGGAGACGTCACGATCAACGGCGTCGTCGTCATGCTCGGATAACGCGATGCACGTGCACAAACCCGCCGACGCCATGCTGCTGCTGGGATATCAATCCCGCGGGGGGCAGTCGTCCCTGACCGTGACGGTAGGCTACTGTTGCGGCGCGGACGGCACGCGCCTGTCTGAACCGGAGGCCTGGAAAACGCTGACGGCGCTTTTCACTGACGAACCCTTCGACCTGGCGCAAAAAAAATCGCGTGGCGGCTTTGGGGTGGCGGGCGCGGCCAAGGCGCCGCAAGGCAGGCCGGTGACCGGCCTGACCGTGCGCGCCGGCGTGGGCAGCCTGGAAAAATCAGTGCTGGTGCTGGGCGACCGCTATTGGTCGCGCGGGGTTGCCGGCTGGCAGCCCAGCGCGCCGCAGCCTTACACCGACATGCCCATCGGCCTGGCACGCGCCTACGGCGCCAAGGGCTGGGCGGCCAATCCGCACGGGCGCGGCCATTGCGCCCAAGCGGACCAGGCCGACGGCGTGGCCCTGCCCAATGTCGAAGACCCCAGCGCACCGGTGCTGCGGCCCGGCGATGTCCCCCGCCCCGCCAGCCTGGGCGTGCTGGCCCAGGGCGCGCCTGAACAGATCCGTTGGCTAGGCACGCTGGACAAGCGCTGGCAGCGCGCACGCCTGCCCTGGTTGCCCGACGACACCGACCCGCGCTGGTTCGACCGTTTCGCGCAGGACCAATGCCAGCAAGGCTATTGGCGCGGCGACGAAAGCTGGTTCGCCGAGAACATGCACCCCGACCATCCGCTGCAACGCGGCACCCTGCCCGGCTTGCGGCCGCGCGTGCTGGTGCGCACCGATGCGGCGCCCGAGCGGCGCGTGGAAGTGCCG
It contains:
- the tssC gene encoding type VI secretion system contractile sheath large subunit; its protein translation is MSQESPQQQEGAQGAAQEGGSLIDQLIESTRVKPGDEAYSITRQGLEAFVAELLEPSRSQEKVSQGLIDEMIAGLDRKLCRQVDAIMHNEQFQKLESSWRSLKFLIDRTDFRENNRIEILNVSKQALLEDFEDASDITRSGLYKAVYTAEYGQFGGEPFGTIIGNYAFSPGGQDVKLLQSIASVAAMAHTPFIASAGPQFFGMDSFADLPNLKDLSAVFEGPQYTKWNAFRQTEDARFVGLTMPNFLLRVPYGDDTVPSKKFRYNEDVSGGNKDFLWGNAAFTFASRLSDSFAQYRWCANIIGPQGGGTVGDLPVYNYEAMGETQSKIPTEVLISERREFELAEQGFIALTMRKNTDNAAFFSANSVQKPKFFGNNKEGKDAELNYKLGTQLPYIFIVSRLAHYIKVIQRENIGTWKEKTDLESELNNWIRQYVADMDNPAPGVRSRRPLRQAEITVSDVEGDPGWYRVGLKVRPHFKYMGASFTLSLVGKLDKS
- a CDS encoding Hcp family type VI secretion system effector, producing MAMPCYLTLEGQNQGKIEGSCEISGHQGKILVQAVEHKIEIPKNPQSGLPSGKRQHLGLTFVKEIDKSSPKIYQALCSGEQLKDVTLEFYRISPKGTEEKYYTIQLTNAVVVGTRLWVPNCLQPDNRQLGHMEDVELTYEKIVWTWEPDGIESEDSWLAPKA
- the tssE gene encoding type VI secretion system baseplate subunit TssE is translated as MREHRLLERIASLGSDVERSHITRAEILVDSILDHLRRILNTRQGSVPIDLSFGVPDFTNLAGSFSSGTTTQMIEDISRMIQRYEPRLRQPQIAFTNTQDEVLSLGFAISGFIAVDDREIPVRLASHVASNGKVSLRRQ
- the tssF gene encoding type VI secretion system baseplate subunit TssF, with protein sequence MLNRYYEQELGYLRTLAAEFAASNPALAPLLGADSASDPDVERLLEGVAFMTGLIRHRLDDDFPEFIQNLAQLLFPHMLRPLPCMTIMRYEPRSTLEGPVTIPAGTEFASVPVDGQRTIFRASFPVTLEPVELKSVQWEGGGTRPRSLRLQFTMSGPAAADWKGDRLRMFLGDAPADAARLFLLLQRYVREVRVSAENGPITVLPPSSIEPAGLRPDLELLPWPPGAHPAWRVLHEYFALPEKLLFLDFTGLSTWTARGAATGFSIQLMFDQVPDWAPAVGASSFIMNATPAANLFSQDAHPIRMDHLQPDYRIHPVARTSKAAERIFSVDAVSARGADGAEREYHPFSAFRGGDQASYNISIRPSALHRGYDHYLSLPYAEGGMPQLQTLSTRLTCTHGDLPEGLRLGDICEPTDNSPPRVGFRNIHGVTPHCPPVIDSALLWRVLSHLNANHLALASEGQLRDLLSLYVPPRQVDAQRNAAARRSIEAITSVTVESARRIVRGMPVQGSEVRIECRGDHFPGPGSLFLFGTVLDEFLAGTIALNTFSALTLVDTVNGETLTWPAKIGRYRLL
- the tssG gene encoding type VI secretion system baseplate subunit TssG, whose amino-acid sequence is MARQDRPLSPAVAVSHTDPLLEEGHRYAFFQALRLLRLRNPDEAVFNRDVRVRPAVSLSFPDHDIETIERDEAGKYRITANFFGLYGVTSPLPTFYTEDLIDQYLQGNSTSRDFLDIIHAALYPLLFRAWEKNRLWLAVAERRDASRLDQLLALVGLSGKRGTRWQAARALLPHAGNFNQFPRSALGLQSLVSGLLDNLPVEVEPCVTETVSIPEPAQCLLGEQACRLGEDTLLGSRIDERAGALRVHVGPVSAERLAGLLPGTERYTELVNAIALYLKTPLRCELALNVAPQRPGASLGEGWHTLGLNTWLPEQEPGDTTGPWPRYDQIFLPIEPESTQISERPLQ
- the tssH gene encoding type VI secretion system ATPase TssH, which gives rise to MMLVELKPLFARLNPTCSAALEGAAGLTLARNHYEIAVEHMLRRLVEEPGGDVHRILAHFDIDPLRLTAQLDESLAQLKNGNPGRPVFAGLLTEWVQESWLTASITLGESRVRSGAMLLALVSRLSYYGAATRYAETLRAISRDKLTSDFDTIVNGSNEASTQIADSASGGSARPAAAGDAAINRFCEDFTAKAAAGKIDPVFGRDSEIRQMIDILARRRKNNPICVGEPGVGKTAVVEGLALRIINGDVPEFLRDTRLLGLDLGLLEAGASVKGEFENRLRGVIDEIKGASRPTILFIDEAHMLIGAGGQTGGSDAANLLKPALARGELRTIAATTWSEYKKYFEKDPALARRFQVVKLDEPDVPTAVQILRGLKDRYEAAHGVTVRDDAIVAAAELSNRYITGRLLPDKAVDLLDTAAARVRIGLGIKPAELENLESRLAGLERERQALARDVRYEPGSHSERLEAITAERAELESSRDALHARWTEERDAAQAVLDLRRKVGEAEAAAEAKAQQNDSALPSDDAPQAAADVDAADAASLNTQLEEARAKLKALQRQEPLVFIETDPDAVARVVSDWTGVPLGKMQRDAVNGVLALADHIKERIRGQDHAVDQIAATVKAAQSGLRDPQQPMGVFLLVGPSGVGKTETALAIADQLFGGDQALVSINMSEFQEKHTVSRLVGSPPGYVGYGEGGVLTEAVRKRPYSVVLLDEVEKAHLDVVNLFYQVFDKGTLADGEGRIIDFSNTVVFLTSNLATEEITRLAQDGRPDPDTLASAIHPVLARHFKPALLARMTVVPYYTLPASELAGIVKLKLAKLQQRLAAANRIALTFEPTVADTIAARCTEVDSGARNIDFILRKSLTPVLSDTVLSALAEGRSLSALHVEADTDGGWKITPTEASA
- a CDS encoding type VI secretion system Vgr family protein — its product is MSNAYDYAFDCAALTSMLHGQAMPAANVIVTHWQGTEAVSRPYRFDITFAVAQGNLALEKLLDQPATLTAKAPDGTLRQWHGIITQGAEQGRDETHYYYQVVLEPRLARLRSMRWSDIYLKRDLADLIKQLLGYAGLTEPYSNDDTAYDYRIAATQLTQTQADFTCQFEETCLDFLMRKLEYYGVYFWFEQGSEQESVVFANSVEQQPADLDTAVYYPRGMIDPDVREIAIMQLNRRVGLTPNMVVLHDSQEQGNTTLTLSSQASVPKPATALGLGEIHQSDDHFEQLESTSAISGSTLAGWRAQELSCQRVRLEGEAHTPGVRAARLLAVSEYLRGVDARQYYVIEVRHEGTQTVETSPQTDIPAYRAHFVALPRWLDADDPSSPPLQYRAPRITPVPQVSRLVNGFVDIATPGQPRRFAQPDPDGLYKIRFLFTKQRYDGEQNSAFVRMATPYAGGASSQGLSDAGMHFPLREGTEVLIAFLNGNPDRPVIVSSLPNTEAPSVVNAQNSAHHRIGTPGGNTMVLADAQPGGDGAPAIRLYSPTQDSSMNLGQSDEEGVNDGFHLKTELHGELYAGSSMLIEVPGHYRVCAGSDSNETQANFLGSEAQDMPSGISVEQSGGIVVENFMGMKIESVEALTLGHFFGGKVEFNEAATFESTLGVKLSMECVAAKEINLLEKNIVRDNANYANAFTKWVAGKWNGILAEKTEEVGMMKTTALETYKLFTPDAWMGSVASSLSLEPAGATLNSSIATLDGWTKATVTSLTETLVEGGISTVNLTSASASITSPSIELTATADVAVTTGGDVTINGVVVMLG